One genomic segment of Desulfovibrio oxyclinae DSM 11498 includes these proteins:
- the lysA gene encoding diaminopimelate decarboxylase: MHHFEFRDGTLFAEEIAVNELADTYGTPLYVYSAATFKRHFEAFDSAFDGLEHMTCYSVKANSNLSVLKLLASMGAGMDIVSGGELYRALKAGVSPEKIVYSGVGKSANEIREALAADILMFNVESLAELEKINDIAEQEGKVARVSFRINPDVDPKTHPYISTGMKKNKFGLDMEHSLKAYSRAVELPAIEPIGMDCHIGSQLTSIEPFLEALDKLLNFNEKLKGMGIEIKYLDLGGGLGITYDEEEPPHPKAFGEALTEKLKDLPMTVILEPGRVIAGNAGIMVTEVLYTKETPSKSFVIVDGAMNDLVRPSLYDSFHRIGEAEQHGRDERDVDVVGPICESGDFLARDRQLPWVHQGERLVCYSAGAYGFTMSSNYNSRRRACELIVDGDKVTVARKRESYEDLIANEL, encoded by the coding sequence ATGCATCATTTCGAATTTCGCGACGGCACGCTTTTCGCCGAGGAAATCGCGGTCAACGAGCTTGCCGACACATACGGCACCCCCCTTTACGTTTACTCCGCCGCCACGTTCAAGCGGCATTTCGAGGCTTTCGACTCCGCCTTTGACGGGCTGGAGCATATGACCTGTTATTCGGTCAAAGCCAACTCCAACCTCTCGGTGCTCAAGCTGCTCGCCTCCATGGGCGCAGGCATGGACATCGTTTCCGGCGGTGAACTGTACCGTGCTCTCAAGGCGGGCGTTTCCCCGGAAAAGATCGTCTACTCCGGCGTTGGCAAGAGCGCGAACGAGATTCGCGAAGCCCTCGCGGCGGACATACTCATGTTCAACGTGGAGTCCCTTGCCGAGCTTGAAAAGATCAACGACATAGCCGAGCAGGAAGGCAAGGTGGCCCGGGTCAGCTTTCGTATCAACCCGGACGTGGACCCCAAGACCCACCCCTACATCTCCACCGGCATGAAGAAGAACAAGTTCGGGCTGGACATGGAGCATTCGCTCAAGGCCTACTCCCGCGCCGTTGAACTGCCCGCCATCGAGCCCATCGGCATGGACTGCCACATCGGGTCGCAGCTCACCAGCATCGAACCGTTTCTTGAAGCGCTGGACAAGCTCTTGAACTTCAACGAAAAGCTCAAGGGCATGGGTATCGAGATCAAGTACCTCGACCTCGGCGGCGGCCTGGGCATCACCTATGACGAGGAAGAACCGCCGCACCCCAAGGCGTTCGGCGAGGCGCTCACCGAAAAGCTCAAGGACCTGCCCATGACCGTGATCCTCGAACCCGGCCGCGTCATTGCCGGCAACGCTGGCATCATGGTCACCGAGGTGCTCTACACCAAAGAGACCCCGAGCAAGTCCTTCGTCATCGTGGACGGCGCCATGAACGATCTGGTCCGCCCATCTCTCTATGACTCCTTCCACCGCATCGGCGAAGCCGAACAGCATGGGCGCGACGAGCGTGATGTGGACGTTGTCGGGCCGATCTGCGAATCCGGCGACTTTCTCGCCCGTGATCGTCAGCTGCCTTGGGTGCATCAGGGCGAACGCCTTGTTTGCTATTCCGCAGGCGCATACGGCTTTACCATGTCCTCCAACTACAACTCCCGCCGCAGGGCATGCGAACTCATCGTGGACGGGGACAAGGTGACGGTGGCGCGCAAGCGCGAATCGTACGAGGACCTCATAGCCAACGAGCTGTAA
- a CDS encoding RsmE family RNA methyltransferase: MARLNTFYLSPDSWPDGALQGCEVVLRGPEARHMMTVLRTPLGASVRLIDGCGRSGLFTLREGSKNKALLLADEVGRSEPPKSGVTLALGWNKSKRRDWVLEKAVEFGASGLIFWPAARSVGKVPSEPKDSWYDKMVQAAKQCEAVHLPELTTLSSLDALLDLEGFDRRVLAWENAEGAILGPEHFDGSTLVVVGPEGGLSDQEAERFMATAFEPLSLGRSVLRWETAAMHAMSLAHYARERT, translated from the coding sequence ATGGCGAGACTCAATACTTTCTATCTTTCTCCGGACTCGTGGCCCGATGGAGCCTTGCAGGGATGCGAGGTCGTTCTGCGTGGCCCGGAGGCCCGGCACATGATGACCGTCCTTCGAACGCCGCTCGGCGCTTCGGTGCGACTCATTGATGGTTGCGGCCGCAGCGGTTTGTTCACCCTTCGCGAGGGAAGCAAGAACAAGGCTCTCCTGCTGGCGGATGAGGTCGGCAGGTCCGAACCTCCTAAATCCGGGGTAACGCTCGCCCTCGGCTGGAACAAGTCGAAGCGGCGGGACTGGGTTCTGGAAAAGGCCGTGGAGTTCGGCGCTTCCGGGCTGATTTTCTGGCCAGCGGCTCGAAGCGTTGGCAAGGTGCCGTCCGAGCCGAAAGATAGTTGGTACGATAAAATGGTTCAGGCCGCCAAGCAGTGCGAGGCTGTGCATCTGCCGGAACTCACCACTCTTTCCTCCCTGGACGCCCTGCTCGACCTTGAAGGTTTCGATCGCCGCGTGCTGGCATGGGAAAACGCCGAGGGCGCGATACTTGGGCCGGAGCATTTTGACGGCTCCACACTTGTGGTAGTCGGTCCCGAGGGCGGTTTGAGCGATCAGGAGGCTGAGCGGTTCATGGCGACAGCATTTGAGCCTTTGAGTCTTGGCAGGAGTGTGCTTCGCTGGGAGACGGCGGCCATGCACGCCATGAGCCTTGCGCACTACGCACGGGAGAGAACATGA
- the pnuC gene encoding nicotinamide riboside transporter PnuC: MLEIFAEAGSFVGSFVAAMGWPERISTLTGLIYIFLSVRQNPLCWPFGILSVGIWMVVVFTGKLYSDAFLQLVYVVLGFYGWYQWLRGGEDHTPLLVRHVGRKLGVRLGLIGVAATVPTWLIMSRVLDAAFPFWDALTTVVSLIAQYLLAKKYLENWVLWVIADIIYIFIYYLKGWNGYAVLMAIYTTMAVVGYVQWRKTMQVPDFREKSA, translated from the coding sequence ATGCTTGAAATATTTGCCGAGGCCGGCAGCTTTGTCGGCTCTTTCGTAGCGGCCATGGGCTGGCCGGAGCGCATCTCAACGCTTACCGGCCTCATCTACATTTTTCTTAGTGTCAGGCAGAACCCGTTATGCTGGCCGTTCGGCATTCTCAGCGTGGGAATCTGGATGGTGGTGGTCTTCACCGGCAAACTGTATTCCGATGCCTTTTTGCAGTTGGTGTACGTAGTACTGGGCTTTTACGGCTGGTACCAATGGCTGCGGGGTGGAGAGGATCACACGCCGCTTCTGGTGAGGCACGTGGGTCGAAAACTCGGGGTACGGCTCGGCCTGATCGGCGTTGCGGCCACAGTGCCCACATGGCTCATCATGAGTCGTGTTCTGGATGCGGCATTTCCTTTCTGGGATGCGCTGACCACGGTTGTCAGTCTCATCGCCCAGTACCTGCTAGCCAAGAAATATCTCGAAAACTGGGTACTTTGGGTCATTGCCGACATCATCTACATCTTCATCTACTACTTGAAGGGTTGGAACGGATACGCGGTGTTGATGGCGATCTACACCACAATGGCGGTAGTGGGCTACGTGCAGTGGCGAAAAACCATGCAGGTACCCGACTTCAGGGAGAAAAGCGCGTGA
- a CDS encoding AAA family ATPase, which yields MSVRIVVTGSECTGKTTLARALAERFGVKPVPEFLRKYFEAVGGVLTLEDAIPIAKGQLKAEKQAETAGINPLVCDTNLLSSVIYNRHYYGKCPEWIEQQLTARHYHHYFLCGTDVPWQADGQRDRPEQRAELQNHFREELLRRKVPFTELKGDVEQRLETAAEVVQELLEATS from the coding sequence GTGAGCGTGCGCATAGTCGTGACCGGCTCGGAGTGCACGGGAAAGACGACGCTCGCCCGTGCTCTGGCCGAGCGATTCGGCGTAAAGCCGGTGCCGGAGTTTCTCAGGAAATACTTCGAGGCGGTTGGAGGCGTGCTGACGCTTGAAGACGCCATTCCCATCGCAAAAGGGCAATTGAAAGCCGAAAAACAGGCCGAGACCGCCGGAATCAATCCGCTCGTCTGCGACACCAACCTGCTTTCATCTGTAATATACAACCGTCACTATTACGGCAAATGTCCCGAATGGATAGAACAGCAACTGACCGCAAGACATTATCATCATTACTTTCTCTGCGGGACCGATGTCCCATGGCAGGCCGACGGGCAGCGCGACCGACCGGAGCAGAGAGCCGAATTGCAGAACCACTTCCGCGAAGAACTCCTGCGCCGAAAGGTTCCCTTCACGGAGCTGAAAGGGGATGTGGAGCAACGTCTTGAAACCGCTGCCGAAGTCGTTCAGGAATTACTGGAAGCTACTTCCTGA
- a CDS encoding replication-associated recombination protein A, with protein MKLEITEKQPLAEKIRPKSMDEFIGQSHIMDRITAIMEAKRLPSLLLFGPPGCGKSTLALLLARASGRSFLRVSAPEAGLSALRKKLPGYDVLILDELHRFSKAQQDFFLPILESGEITLLATTTENPSFSVTRQLLSRLHVLRLRSLSREDLEQVVHRGCAELKLELEEDAVKMLAALASGDGRTLLNLLEYTAQLPESQRSSEELRKSLPEVVMRGDRDGDSHYELASALIKSIRGSDPDAALYYLTALLETGEDPRFVSRRLMISASEDVGLGDPQALSMAVACHQAVEAVGMPEGGIIMAETAVYLALAPKSNSTYFAYRNMQKEMREHGVKPVPLHLRNASTALQREWGYGRGYQYPHNFPKAWVAQEYLPAELEGRTFYHPKDQGAEPKLNAWLQQFRKLRK; from the coding sequence ATGAAGCTCGAAATCACGGAAAAGCAGCCGCTGGCGGAAAAGATTCGTCCGAAGTCGATGGATGAGTTTATCGGCCAGAGCCATATAATGGACCGCATCACGGCCATCATGGAAGCCAAACGTTTGCCGAGCCTTTTGCTGTTCGGCCCTCCGGGATGCGGCAAGTCAACGCTTGCCCTGCTGCTCGCGCGCGCCTCAGGGCGCTCGTTTTTGCGTGTGAGCGCGCCGGAGGCCGGGTTGAGCGCGCTTCGCAAGAAGCTGCCGGGCTACGATGTACTCATCCTCGACGAACTGCACCGCTTTTCCAAGGCGCAGCAGGATTTCTTTCTCCCCATTCTTGAAAGCGGCGAAATCACTCTGCTCGCCACCACCACCGAGAATCCTTCCTTCAGCGTGACCCGCCAGCTTCTTTCCCGGTTGCATGTGCTTCGGCTCCGGTCGCTCTCCCGCGAGGATCTGGAGCAGGTGGTGCATCGCGGTTGCGCGGAGCTAAAGCTGGAGCTTGAAGAGGATGCGGTGAAAATGCTGGCCGCACTGGCGTCCGGGGACGGGCGTACCCTGCTGAATCTTTTGGAATACACAGCCCAGCTTCCCGAGAGTCAGCGCTCTTCGGAGGAACTCAGAAAGTCGCTCCCCGAAGTGGTCATGCGCGGCGACCGGGACGGTGATTCGCACTACGAGCTGGCCTCGGCCCTTATCAAATCCATTCGCGGCAGCGATCCTGACGCGGCGCTCTACTACCTGACTGCGTTGCTGGAGACTGGGGAGGATCCGCGTTTCGTGTCCCGGCGGCTGATGATCTCGGCCTCAGAGGATGTCGGGCTGGGTGATCCTCAGGCGCTTTCCATGGCGGTGGCCTGTCATCAGGCTGTCGAAGCGGTGGGAATGCCCGAAGGCGGTATCATCATGGCGGAGACCGCAGTGTATCTGGCTTTGGCTCCCAAGAGCAACTCCACGTATTTCGCGTACCGCAACATGCAAAAGGAGATGCGCGAGCACGGGGTGAAGCCGGTTCCGCTGCATCTCAGAAATGCTTCCACCGCCTTGCAGCGCGAATGGGGATACGGGCGCGGTTACCAGTATCCGCACAATTTCCCGAAAGCTTGGGTGGCGCAGGAATATCTTCCTGCTGAGTTGGAAGGCCGCACTTTTTACCACCCGAAGGATCAGGGCGCCGAGCCCAAACTGAATGCGTGGCTCCAGCAGTTCAGAAAGCTCAGGAAGTAG
- a CDS encoding LapA family protein — protein sequence MRYLKVLALILLFVVSILFFSQNNEILAQSLVLRLDVPYIAELRSVPLPFYFLVLGGFVVGAVLTMLYFLSEKLKAAKKLRECNSRMASLEQELNSLRNMPLNEEPVGASSDSDSQS from the coding sequence ATGCGTTACTTGAAAGTATTGGCCCTGATCCTGCTGTTTGTCGTATCCATCCTGTTCTTCAGCCAGAACAACGAGATTCTCGCTCAGTCTCTGGTGCTGAGGCTGGATGTTCCGTATATCGCCGAGCTCCGCTCCGTTCCCCTGCCCTTCTATTTTCTCGTGCTCGGCGGATTCGTTGTCGGTGCCGTGCTGACCATGCTGTATTTCCTGAGCGAAAAGCTCAAGGCCGCCAAGAAGCTGCGCGAATGCAACAGCCGTATGGCCAGCCTTGAGCAGGAGCTCAACTCCCTGCGCAACATGCCGCTGAACGAAGAACCGGTTGGCGCTTCTTCCGATAGCGACAGCCAAAGCTAG
- a CDS encoding tetratricopeptide repeat protein, with product MGWNLFGRKKKRLPGEDVRAANNAVSGAAPVQDTRAAIEELSRVVKNDPEAVEIYLALGNLYRSQGEIERAIQIRNSLIVRPGLDSRFKARALFELGRDFRRGGFLDRARDAFRQAQEAGTDEGEILLEKAKLNAERGAYGEAAANYGHLGLPLPQAHYLYRHALDLFADAENTRCVKALRQAVKVYPGAFEAWSLLVVQEFRSGHTSRMASLLEDSMHSIEPGLRFVVLDELLADIRRAATNADEAKYEKAVPTMEAVDAVIPVLEELDPDVLIFYYGALFLNLRHEPDEARRWLEKALVLTPDFWLARLELFDMSRSRQSLTPFFKEQLEFFMGRARNVRRFFCSRCGLKRDTIFHICPRCGSWHSITFRTEFSN from the coding sequence TTGGGCTGGAATCTTTTCGGACGCAAGAAAAAAAGGCTGCCCGGCGAAGACGTCCGGGCAGCCAATAACGCCGTTTCGGGGGCCGCGCCGGTACAGGATACCCGCGCGGCCATCGAGGAGCTGAGCCGTGTCGTCAAGAACGACCCGGAAGCCGTCGAGATTTATCTCGCGCTCGGCAACCTCTACCGCTCGCAGGGCGAGATCGAGCGTGCCATTCAGATTCGCAACAGCCTGATCGTCCGTCCCGGGCTGGACTCCCGATTCAAGGCGCGTGCGCTGTTTGAGCTGGGACGGGACTTCCGGCGTGGCGGTTTTCTGGACCGTGCCCGCGACGCTTTCCGTCAGGCGCAGGAGGCCGGCACCGACGAGGGAGAGATTCTTCTGGAAAAGGCCAAGCTCAATGCGGAACGCGGCGCGTATGGTGAAGCGGCCGCCAATTACGGTCATCTCGGCCTTCCCCTTCCGCAGGCCCATTACCTTTATCGCCATGCTCTGGATTTGTTCGCGGACGCCGAAAACACCCGTTGTGTCAAGGCGCTGCGGCAGGCGGTGAAGGTTTACCCCGGCGCATTCGAGGCATGGTCGCTGCTGGTGGTGCAGGAATTTCGCAGTGGACACACGTCGCGTATGGCGTCGCTGCTTGAAGATTCGATGCACTCCATTGAACCGGGGCTGCGTTTCGTGGTGCTGGACGAGCTGCTTGCCGACATTCGGCGTGCCGCGACCAATGCGGATGAGGCGAAGTACGAAAAGGCCGTACCCACCATGGAAGCCGTGGATGCCGTGATACCGGTTCTTGAAGAGCTGGATCCGGATGTCCTGATTTTCTATTACGGCGCGTTGTTCCTGAATCTGCGCCACGAGCCCGACGAGGCGCGCAGATGGCTTGAAAAAGCGCTTGTGCTGACACCGGATTTCTGGCTGGCCCGGCTTGAGCTGTTCGACATGTCCCGCTCCCGCCAGAGCCTGACGCCGTTTTTCAAGGAACAATTGGAATTTTTCATGGGACGCGCGAGAAATGTGCGGCGTTTCTTCTGCAGCCGTTGCGGACTCAAGCGCGATACGATATTCCACATCTGCCCTCGTTGCGGCAGCTGGCATTCCATTACGTTCAGAACGGAGTTTTCCAATTAA
- the mutS gene encoding DNA mismatch repair protein MutS produces the protein MLEQYLRFKEENPDALLFFRMGDFYELFFEDAETAAREMQVALTSRNPKDDNPIPMCGVPHHAVQTYLSQLLDKGHKVAICDQIEDPKQAKGLVQRAVTRVLTPGTVVEDSNLTAKTSNHLAAIYWDSQSGSGGLAWVDYSTGQWSGLHSKKEPELWQWAVKINPSELLVVQGRNVPPQYSDLSATVTQLPAGAFFDRTSAEERVLKAQEAASLDLLDLDGKPELVRCCGALLAYLDQTQKGNFKHLGEFKPLNLGKHLLIDEVTERNLELFRRLDGRTGKGTLWKVLDRTMTPMGGRLLERCLRQPWRELGPVVKTQETVAFLHGDDGLRGELRSALDSVYDMERLSTRVTLGRATPKDFTALRRSLSVLPNIRSMLERVTEAPQLLAKLLKGWDDMEDIHLLLESALVDSPPVVITEGGLFRQGYDGKLDELIELTDHGEAKLQELHKSETENSGIPKLKLGFNKVFGYYFEISKAHRGDIPEYFIRRQTLVNSERYITPELKELEEKLLSASDERRNLEYQLFQNLRDKLADARTRFLYMADALASLDYWQGLAETARVNDWTRPELHDGMEVEIEAGRHPVVEDAMGAANYIPNSVSISPEKRILLITGPNMAGKSTVLRMVAIFSVMSQIGSFVPARGAKLGMADRVFSRVGASDNLSQGQSTFMVEMMETARILRQATMRSLVILDEIGRGTSTYDGLSLAWAVVEELATRARGGIRTLFATHYHELTTLEGKIPGLRNLNIAVKEWKGDIVFLRRLVPGPADRSYGIEVARLAGVPRTVVQRARDVLAELEKKSQDERVGGKVENATQTLLPGLGSPAPANCPEPEEHPVVRQLSELDVDGLTPIEALTILNQWKKSL, from the coding sequence ATGCTGGAGCAGTACCTCCGGTTCAAGGAAGAAAACCCGGATGCTCTGCTCTTCTTCCGCATGGGCGACTTCTACGAGCTGTTTTTCGAAGATGCGGAAACGGCCGCCCGCGAGATGCAGGTGGCGCTGACCAGCCGCAACCCCAAGGATGACAACCCCATCCCCATGTGCGGCGTGCCGCATCATGCGGTACAGACGTATCTTTCCCAGCTGCTGGACAAGGGGCACAAGGTCGCCATCTGCGACCAGATTGAGGACCCCAAGCAGGCGAAAGGTCTTGTCCAGCGAGCGGTGACCCGCGTTCTCACGCCCGGCACCGTGGTCGAGGACTCCAACCTTACCGCCAAGACCAGCAACCATCTTGCCGCCATTTACTGGGATTCACAGTCCGGTTCCGGCGGCCTTGCATGGGTCGATTATTCCACTGGCCAGTGGTCCGGGCTTCATTCCAAAAAGGAGCCGGAACTCTGGCAGTGGGCCGTGAAAATCAACCCGAGCGAACTGCTTGTCGTTCAGGGCCGCAACGTGCCGCCTCAGTACTCGGACCTTTCGGCCACCGTCACCCAGCTTCCTGCGGGTGCATTCTTCGACCGCACATCTGCCGAGGAGCGTGTGCTCAAGGCTCAGGAAGCGGCCAGCCTCGACCTGCTGGATCTGGACGGCAAGCCCGAATTGGTGCGCTGCTGCGGCGCTCTGCTCGCCTATCTGGACCAGACACAGAAGGGAAATTTCAAGCATCTCGGTGAATTCAAGCCACTCAACCTCGGCAAGCACCTGCTTATCGACGAAGTGACGGAGCGCAACCTTGAATTGTTCCGCCGACTTGACGGCAGAACGGGCAAGGGAACACTCTGGAAGGTGTTGGATCGCACCATGACCCCCATGGGCGGTCGTCTTCTGGAGCGCTGTCTGCGTCAGCCGTGGCGCGAACTCGGCCCGGTAGTCAAGACGCAGGAAACCGTTGCGTTTCTGCACGGCGACGACGGGCTACGCGGTGAACTCCGCTCCGCACTCGACAGCGTCTACGACATGGAGCGCCTCTCCACCCGTGTGACGCTGGGACGGGCCACTCCCAAGGACTTCACTGCCCTGCGTCGCAGTCTTTCCGTGCTGCCGAACATCCGGTCCATGCTGGAGCGGGTCACTGAAGCCCCGCAGTTGCTTGCAAAGCTGCTCAAGGGCTGGGACGATATGGAGGACATCCACCTGCTGCTCGAATCCGCGTTGGTGGACAGCCCTCCGGTGGTCATCACCGAAGGCGGACTCTTCCGGCAAGGATACGACGGTAAACTGGATGAACTCATAGAGCTCACCGACCATGGCGAGGCCAAGCTTCAGGAGCTGCACAAATCCGAGACCGAAAACAGCGGGATTCCGAAGCTCAAGCTCGGCTTCAACAAGGTTTTCGGCTATTATTTCGAAATTTCCAAGGCGCATCGCGGCGATATTCCGGAATATTTCATCCGCCGCCAGACGCTGGTGAACTCCGAGCGCTACATTACTCCGGAGTTGAAGGAACTGGAGGAAAAGCTCCTTTCCGCCTCGGATGAAAGGCGCAATCTGGAGTATCAGCTTTTCCAGAATCTTCGCGACAAACTGGCCGATGCGCGCACGCGTTTTCTCTACATGGCGGATGCCCTTGCCTCTCTTGACTACTGGCAGGGGCTTGCCGAGACCGCGCGCGTCAATGACTGGACCCGGCCGGAACTGCACGACGGCATGGAAGTCGAAATTGAAGCCGGACGACATCCGGTGGTCGAGGACGCCATGGGGGCGGCCAACTATATCCCCAACAGCGTCAGCATCAGTCCGGAAAAGCGTATTCTGCTCATCACCGGGCCGAACATGGCCGGTAAGTCCACGGTTCTGCGCATGGTGGCGATTTTCAGTGTCATGTCCCAGATCGGTTCCTTCGTCCCTGCCCGTGGCGCGAAGCTCGGTATGGCGGACCGCGTCTTTTCGCGGGTCGGCGCCTCCGACAATCTTTCGCAGGGCCAGTCCACTTTCATGGTGGAAATGATGGAGACCGCGCGCATCCTGAGGCAGGCGACCATGCGCAGCCTCGTCATTCTCGATGAGATAGGGCGCGGCACCAGCACGTACGACGGCCTTTCGCTTGCTTGGGCCGTTGTCGAAGAACTCGCCACACGCGCCCGGGGCGGTATCCGCACGCTCTTTGCCACCCATTACCATGAACTGACCACGCTGGAAGGCAAGATTCCCGGCCTGCGGAATCTGAACATTGCGGTTAAGGAGTGGAAGGGGGACATTGTCTTTCTGCGGCGGCTCGTTCCCGGTCCCGCCGATCGTTCCTACGGCATCGAAGTGGCCCGTCTGGCGGGGGTTCCGAGAACCGTTGTCCAACGTGCCCGCGACGTCCTTGCGGAACTTGAGAAAAAATCGCAGGATGAGCGCGTCGGTGGCAAAGTGGAGAATGCAACCCAGACGCTGCTTCCCGGTCTTGGCTCCCCTGCCCCTGCGAATTGCCCGGAACCGGAGGAACACCCGGTCGTCCGTCAGCTGTCGGAGCTTGACGTGGACGGACTGACGCCCATCGAGGCGCTGACCATCCTCAACCAGTGGAAGAAATCCCTTTAG
- a CDS encoding HIT family protein has protein sequence MDVLWAPWRLDYILGPKPDECVFCIPQHTEEDEERLILVRGEHCFVIMNKFPYNNGHLMVTPYRHVSCLTELTDEERNDCMLWINRAVDVMNRAFSPQGVNMGLNIGEAAGAGIAAHMHFQIVPRWNGDSSFMAVFGETSVIPEHLLSTYRRLKPLFEEYQA, from the coding sequence ATGGACGTTTTATGGGCACCGTGGCGACTAGACTACATTCTCGGCCCGAAGCCCGACGAGTGCGTGTTCTGCATTCCGCAGCACACTGAGGAGGATGAGGAAAGGCTGATTTTGGTCCGGGGCGAACACTGTTTCGTCATCATGAACAAATTCCCGTATAACAACGGGCATCTCATGGTCACCCCGTACCGTCATGTCAGCTGCCTCACCGAACTGACCGACGAAGAGCGCAACGACTGCATGCTCTGGATCAATCGGGCCGTAGACGTTATGAACCGGGCCTTTTCTCCGCAGGGAGTCAACATGGGGCTGAACATCGGCGAGGCCGCCGGTGCGGGGATAGCGGCTCACATGCATTTCCAGATCGTGCCGCGATGGAACGGGGACTCCTCGTTCATGGCGGTTTTTGGCGAAACGTCAGTCATACCGGAGCATCTGCTGTCCACCTACAGGCGGCTTAAACCCCTGTTCGAAGAATACCAAGCCTAA
- a CDS encoding CgeB family protein, producing MDKRLRVLVVLPMYGGSLPVGRFCAQGLRECGHLVEVFEAPDFHPSYKALEDLKVTTDRLDYLQNSYLQVVSQAILAKVETFEPDLVLCMAQAPMSIQALKRLRRDKVATAMWFVEDYRLFTYWKAYAPYYDVFAVIQREGIMEGLQEIGQQNGVYLPLAAQPDFHQPLDMSDVDRRKFGAEISFMGAGYPNRRMAFRELIRPGFKLWGTEWDGDHVLEPYLQMEGRRVTPEECVKIFNGSAINLNLHSSVQAKTLVTHGDFINPRTFEVAACGSFQLVDRRTLMPGAFAEDELAVFDSMGELKDKIEYYLAHPDERQAIAQRGRARVLADHTYANRMRTLLDFVEQRLDNWPPERERSDLYPEGFPEELKGELKGLLAELSLPEDATFEDLCWAIRSRQGELSGLDTAILFLEEWRKLYK from the coding sequence ATGGACAAGCGGTTACGAGTTCTGGTGGTTCTTCCCATGTACGGCGGTTCACTGCCGGTGGGCCGGTTTTGCGCACAGGGTCTGCGTGAATGCGGGCACCTCGTGGAGGTGTTCGAGGCCCCGGATTTCCACCCTTCCTACAAGGCGCTTGAAGACCTCAAAGTGACCACGGACCGGCTGGACTATCTTCAGAACTCCTATCTCCAGGTTGTTTCGCAGGCGATACTCGCCAAGGTGGAGACCTTCGAGCCTGATCTGGTTCTGTGCATGGCGCAGGCACCCATGTCCATTCAGGCCCTCAAGCGGCTTCGTCGGGACAAGGTGGCAACTGCCATGTGGTTCGTAGAAGACTATCGGCTCTTCACCTACTGGAAGGCCTATGCGCCGTACTATGACGTTTTTGCGGTGATCCAGCGCGAGGGCATCATGGAGGGATTGCAGGAAATCGGCCAGCAAAACGGGGTTTATCTTCCTCTGGCCGCACAGCCGGACTTCCACCAACCGCTCGATATGTCCGACGTGGACAGACGGAAATTCGGTGCCGAGATTTCATTCATGGGGGCAGGGTATCCGAATCGCCGCATGGCTTTTCGCGAGCTGATCCGCCCCGGCTTCAAGCTCTGGGGAACGGAATGGGACGGCGATCACGTTCTGGAACCGTATCTCCAAATGGAAGGACGACGCGTGACACCAGAGGAATGCGTCAAGATATTCAACGGTTCGGCCATCAACCTGAACCTGCATTCATCCGTGCAGGCCAAGACGCTGGTAACTCACGGCGACTTCATCAATCCGCGTACCTTCGAAGTGGCGGCCTGCGGTTCGTTTCAGCTTGTGGATCGTCGCACGCTCATGCCGGGGGCCTTTGCCGAGGATGAACTGGCCGTCTTCGACTCCATGGGCGAATTGAAGGATAAAATTGAATACTATCTTGCCCATCCCGATGAGCGTCAGGCCATAGCACAGCGGGGCAGGGCACGCGTTCTTGCAGATCATACCTACGCCAACCGGATGCGGACCCTGCTCGATTTCGTAGAGCAACGCCTTGACAACTGGCCTCCCGAGCGCGAAAGAAGCGACCTGTATCCGGAAGGCTTCCCCGAGGAACTCAAGGGCGAACTCAAGGGGCTTCTCGCCGAGCTGTCATTACCCGAGGATGCCACGTTCGAGGATCTTTGCTGGGCAATCCGCTCCCGACAGGGCGAGCTATCCGGCCTCGATACCGCCATCCTCTTTCTTGAAGAGTGGCGCAAGCTCTACAAATAA